In the Phaseolus vulgaris cultivar G19833 chromosome 7, P. vulgaris v2.0, whole genome shotgun sequence genome, one interval contains:
- the LOC137828724 gene encoding protein transport protein SEC13 homolog B-like, which translates to MPSQKVETGHQDTVHDVAMDYYGKRLATASSDHTIKIIGVSNTASQHLATLTGHQGPVWQVVWAHPKFGSLLASCSYDGRVIIWKEGNQNEWTQAHVFDEHKSSVNSIAWAPHELGLCLACGSSDGNISVFTARADGGWDTAGIDQAHPVGVTSVSWAPSMAPGALVGAGLLDPVQKLCSGGCDNTVKVWKLNNGLWKMDCFPALHMHTDWVRDVAWAPNLGLPKSTISSASQDGKVVIWTVAKEGDQWEGKVLNDFKTPVWRVSWSLTGNILAVAEGNNNVTLWKEAVDGEWQQVTTVEP; encoded by the coding sequence ATGCCTTCTCAGAAGGTTGAAACGGGTCACCAAGACACTGTCCATGATGTTGCCATGGATTACTATGGTAAGAGGCTGGCAACAGCTTCATCAGATCACACAATTAAGATAATTGGAGTGAGCAACACGGCCTCTCAGCATCTAGCAACATTGACTGGTCACCAAGGACCTGTTTGGCAAGTAGTGTGGGCTCACCCAAAGTTTGGTTCTCTGCTTGCATCGTGTTCCTATGATGGCCGTGTCATTATTTGGAAGGAGGGTAACCAAAATGAATGGACTCAAGCTCATGTGTTTGATGAGCACAAATCATCTGTGAATTCTATTGCTTGGGCACCCCACGAGTTGGGTCTCTGCTTGGCTTGTGGCTCATCTGATGGGAATATATCTGTTTTCACTGCAAGAGCAGATGGTGGCTGGGACACTGCAGGGATTGATCAGGCTCACCCAGTTGGTGTCACTTCTGTGTCATGGGCACCATCAATGGCACCTGGTGCCCTTGTTGGTGCAGGGTTGCTTGATCCTGTGCAAAAGCTGTGCTCTGGTGGCTGTGATAATACTGTGAAGGTATGGAAGCTCAACAATGGACTGTGGAAGATGGACTGCTTCCCTGCTCTTCACATGCACACGGATTGGGTTAGAGATGTTGCTTGGGCACCCAATTTAGGGCTACCTAAATCTACTATTTCCAGTGCATCGCAGGATGGTAAAGTGGTTATATGGACCGTGGCAAAAGAGGGTGATCAGTGGGAAGGCAAGGTTTTGAATGATTTCAAGACACCTGTTTGGAGGGTCTCATGGTCACTGACAGGAAACATACTGGCAGTGGCTGAAGGGAACAACAACGTGACATTGTGGAAAGAAGCAGTAGACGGGGAATGGCAACAGGTGACAACAGTGGAGCCTTAG